A window from Candidatus Nitrosotalea sinensis encodes these proteins:
- the cofD gene encoding 2-phospho-L-lactate transferase, producing the protein MITILAGGTGSVKLVRGIATQTRDISVISNVGDNYWLYGLYVCPDIDTILYGLADVLDTEKGWGIKKDTYGFLRQMEMLGEETWFNIGDRDAAIHLLRTNMLKNGKNLSDITEWMCQKFAIDTKIIPVTDNSVETRIVTNKGDLHLQEYWVKYKGQDKVEGIKYIGADKARANPAAVNAIHDAKLVIIAPGNPLTSIGPILSIKGIRKELSKSKKKVVVVSPLIGNTAISGPATKYMEAAGMEVSVYGLAKMYSEVASHMVIDTADRLLTRKIENLDMKVYETKIRMKDKKDEEALASFILKQVHV; encoded by the coding sequence ATGATTACAATTCTCGCAGGTGGAACAGGTTCTGTAAAACTTGTAAGAGGTATTGCAACTCAAACCAGAGATATCTCTGTGATATCAAATGTTGGAGACAATTATTGGTTGTATGGATTGTATGTCTGTCCTGATATTGACACTATTTTGTATGGTCTTGCAGATGTTTTAGATACTGAAAAAGGTTGGGGAATAAAGAAGGATACCTATGGATTTTTGCGTCAAATGGAAATGCTTGGGGAAGAGACTTGGTTTAACATTGGTGACAGAGATGCCGCAATTCACTTGCTGAGAACTAACATGCTCAAAAATGGGAAAAATCTCTCTGACATAACTGAATGGATGTGTCAAAAATTTGCAATTGACACCAAGATAATACCAGTTACTGATAATAGTGTAGAAACAAGAATTGTTACAAACAAAGGTGATCTACATCTACAAGAATATTGGGTCAAATACAAAGGTCAGGATAAAGTTGAAGGGATAAAATATATTGGTGCTGACAAGGCTCGTGCAAATCCTGCCGCAGTTAATGCAATTCATGATGCAAAATTGGTAATAATTGCTCCTGGCAATCCATTGACTAGCATAGGTCCAATTTTATCCATTAAAGGAATTAGAAAAGAATTATCAAAGTCAAAGAAAAAAGTTGTTGTTGTTAGTCCTCTTATAGGTAATACTGCAATTAGTGGTCCTGCTACAAAATACATGGAAGCAGCAGGCATGGAAGTATCAGTCTATGGACTTGCAAAAATGTATTCTGAAGTTGCATCTCATATGGTAATCGATACTGCAGATAGATTGCTAACTAGAAAAATAGAAAACCTCGATATGAAAGTCTATGAAACTAAGATAAGGATGAAAGACAAGAAAGACGAGGAAGCACTTGCATCCTTTATTTTAAAACAAGTACATGTCTAA
- a CDS encoding DUF2070 family protein, giving the protein MDSENLLLVMTESSDDVSRIHKRYTLTTFTPTSHYVSLAISIAVACVIVAVSYIDYFKSTDNLTLAIPITIGALVGTQFLDPKILRTEYSKSIHMSAFGNLLWLVTILCGILSSYVFSKPQLLPIYITEGMLLYASFRIAIFTSVLGAKLRTAWIICLLQPLSMFLAFVPSTMWISMLTDPRAIEYGVIFCILGSLWTLLSDRIAGRGKLSSTHAFLQAYLAAWTNNNPEPMEYLMEKRSESSKVSTFQVLFKTKNHNCRLVIPDLHPGPFHPIGGSNIPYLIYKNLDSSAMVMHSISDHSLNLPSKSQVELYITSLKTNSTIQQGSKSTKPVTIQVNKARTTGLLFDKTAILILSLSPYGMEDIPYYIKSELEQYGKNRGYERVLIVDSHNAMGKEIEKLDADDLLNAAKSTLDTLITKETLPMEIGYANSESLSFSADDLGPGKVAIMCFKIGDEKFFLAWADANNMLNGLREEIANHFSKNGYNFLEICTSDTHYKARTAKNKHGYFEFGSLSKANDVISWFMELAKKAEQTSPVSSYELLKSETNVKVMGGNQLEIYSKSLDTAMRITQAFLLITTGFFIYTLL; this is encoded by the coding sequence GTGGATTCTGAAAATCTTCTTCTCGTCATGACGGAAAGCTCAGATGATGTATCTCGCATTCATAAGCGTTATACTCTAACCACTTTTACTCCTACTTCTCATTATGTATCTCTTGCAATCTCTATTGCAGTAGCCTGTGTTATAGTAGCTGTATCGTACATTGATTATTTCAAATCTACTGATAATCTTACACTGGCAATCCCAATAACTATTGGTGCGCTAGTGGGAACACAGTTTTTAGATCCAAAAATACTGCGTACTGAATATTCTAAATCTATCCACATGTCTGCATTTGGAAATCTTTTGTGGCTTGTAACTATACTATGCGGGATTCTTTCTTCATACGTGTTCTCCAAACCACAGTTGTTGCCTATTTACATCACAGAAGGCATGTTACTATATGCTAGTTTTCGTATTGCTATATTTACATCAGTACTTGGTGCTAAATTACGTACTGCCTGGATAATTTGTCTACTTCAACCGCTTTCTATGTTTCTTGCATTTGTTCCTTCTACAATGTGGATTTCAATGCTAACTGATCCACGTGCAATCGAATATGGTGTTATATTCTGTATACTGGGAAGCCTCTGGACCTTACTTAGTGATAGAATTGCAGGTAGAGGAAAGCTCTCAAGCACACATGCATTTCTACAAGCATATCTTGCCGCATGGACAAATAATAATCCAGAACCTATGGAATATTTGATGGAAAAACGTTCTGAATCATCCAAAGTCTCAACTTTTCAAGTTTTATTCAAAACAAAAAATCATAACTGTAGACTTGTCATACCGGATCTCCATCCTGGTCCTTTTCATCCTATAGGTGGAAGCAATATCCCGTACCTGATTTACAAAAATCTTGATTCATCTGCAATGGTGATGCATAGTATATCTGATCACTCACTCAATCTACCATCTAAATCTCAAGTTGAACTTTATATCACAAGCCTCAAAACAAATTCTACAATTCAACAAGGTTCAAAGAGCACCAAACCTGTCACAATTCAAGTCAACAAAGCGCGAACTACTGGTCTGTTATTTGATAAAACTGCTATACTGATTCTTTCATTATCTCCCTACGGGATGGAGGATATTCCATATTATATAAAATCTGAACTTGAACAATATGGTAAGAATCGTGGATATGAACGGGTCTTGATTGTAGATAGTCATAATGCAATGGGTAAAGAAATCGAAAAGCTTGATGCTGATGATCTACTAAATGCTGCCAAATCTACACTCGATACATTAATTACAAAAGAGACACTTCCAATGGAAATCGGATATGCAAATTCTGAAAGTCTTAGTTTCAGTGCAGATGATTTAGGTCCTGGAAAAGTTGCAATAATGTGTTTTAAGATTGGGGATGAAAAATTCTTTCTTGCATGGGCTGATGCAAATAATATGCTAAATGGTCTACGAGAAGAAATCGCAAATCATTTTTCAAAAAATGGATATAACTTTCTTGAAATATGTACCTCTGATACGCATTACAAAGCACGTACAGCCAAAAATAAACATGGATATTTCGAGTTTGGAAGCCTTTCAAAGGCTAATGATGTTATTTCATGGTTTATGGAATTGGCAAAAAAAGCAGAACAAACTTCTCCTGTATCATCATATGAACTTCTTAAAAGTGAAACAAATGTCAAGGTGATGGGAGGGAATCAATTAGAAATTTATTCAAAATCGCTTGACACTGCAATGAGGATTACACAAGCATTTCTTTTGATAACTACGGGATTCTTCATCTATACACTACTTTGA
- the cofC gene encoding 2-phospho-L-lactate guanylyltransferase has product MSNSRIGAIIPVKTFSRAKTRLGMSPEKTEQICQLMLESVLKTISNSDVISKTILVSKDETALNIGKKFGAVEIYDESEQGVNSAVLLADNYFTDEGFEGTIVFPQDIPLITPDDIRSLYEMKTSDRCVLVVPSRKFDGTNALFRMPPKAMETHYDEDSYKIHLDTAEKRNTSSALVLIRRIMLDIDDQSDLRFILSLSENDVTTNLKKILDC; this is encoded by the coding sequence ATGTCTAATTCGCGCATAGGCGCAATAATTCCTGTCAAGACTTTTTCAAGAGCTAAAACGCGTCTTGGCATGTCTCCTGAAAAAACAGAACAAATATGCCAGTTAATGTTGGAATCTGTTCTAAAAACAATATCTAATTCTGATGTTATTTCTAAAACAATACTTGTGAGCAAAGATGAAACTGCTCTAAATATTGGCAAAAAATTTGGAGCTGTTGAAATATACGATGAATCTGAACAAGGGGTAAATAGCGCTGTTTTGCTAGCTGATAATTATTTTACAGATGAGGGATTTGAAGGAACAATCGTCTTTCCACAGGATATTCCTCTAATTACGCCTGATGATATTCGTTCCTTGTACGAAATGAAAACCTCTGATAGGTGTGTTTTAGTTGTTCCATCACGAAAATTTGATGGAACAAATGCTCTTTTCCGAATGCCTCCAAAAGCCATGGAGACACATTATGATGAAGATAGCTATAAAATTCATCTTGATACCGCAGAAAAAAGAAATACGAGTTCAGCACTTGTATTGATACGAAGAATTATGTTGGATATAGATGACCAATCTGATCTACGTTTTATATTGTCACTCTCTGAAAATGATGTTACTACAAATCTCAAAAAAATTCTTGATTGTTAA
- a CDS encoding Sjogren's syndrome/scleroderma autoantigen 1 family protein, translated as MSKDLTKKAVELLLGGATLVSDPCPYCKGVRVMKNGSALCVSCGREAKDEKTEQVIAQKNTTEDTLSDNLDQKLLDLTTLLQKEKDFEKQKQILHNINEIMAIKGKLGSH; from the coding sequence ATGTCAAAAGATCTTACAAAGAAAGCAGTTGAATTGTTATTGGGCGGTGCTACTCTTGTCAGTGATCCATGTCCATATTGTAAAGGTGTACGAGTTATGAAAAATGGAAGTGCATTATGTGTAAGCTGCGGAAGAGAAGCAAAGGATGAAAAAACTGAACAAGTCATCGCACAAAAAAATACTACCGAAGATACTCTATCTGATAACTTGGATCAAAAACTATTAGATCTTACCACTCTCCTACAAAAAGAGAAAGACTTTGAAAAACAAAAACAGATCTTGCATAATATCAATGAAATAATGGCCATCAAGGGTAAACTTGGAAGCCATTAG
- a CDS encoding CPBP family intramembrane glutamic endopeptidase: MMILSFPVGLYVTFNSEIGKDINYQYPINGLDLFIGGISYKIPISFEIGDAFIIAWSIFIILFSISYLGPEDSFLKTLSNMMSRGSNTIRNNGLTNMITWFSILIVSSVVIETIQQMFGIKIEAPLPDNDLIRFFQIGIAPLTEETGFRVLLIGVPLFLMYSHSASLKIFFKSLWRPSRYLTINNYRKPMMLIITIGLLFGVSHIISGTPWSPGKVTQATIAGIIIGWVYVRYGFAPAILVHWATNYFLSSYLFFISDLSQNPAINDSSNPFSDTLEMILIMTGSIAIAIKVLAYIESRNTSVKQIL, from the coding sequence ATGATGATTCTATCATTTCCAGTCGGCCTTTATGTGACATTCAATTCAGAGATTGGAAAGGACATCAATTACCAATATCCAATAAACGGACTTGATTTATTCATAGGGGGCATAAGTTACAAAATTCCCATTTCATTTGAAATAGGAGATGCGTTTATCATTGCATGGTCTATTTTTATAATATTATTTTCAATATCATATCTAGGGCCTGAAGATTCTTTTCTAAAAACACTCTCAAACATGATGTCAAGAGGATCAAACACCATAAGAAACAACGGACTGACCAATATGATTACGTGGTTTTCAATTTTGATTGTATCATCAGTGGTAATTGAAACCATACAACAGATGTTTGGAATTAAGATAGAAGCTCCCTTGCCAGACAATGACCTCATTCGTTTCTTTCAGATTGGCATAGCACCTCTAACTGAGGAAACAGGGTTCAGAGTACTTTTAATCGGGGTGCCACTATTTTTGATGTATTCTCACAGTGCATCATTGAAGATATTTTTCAAATCATTATGGAGGCCTTCCAGGTATTTGACTATAAACAACTATAGAAAACCAATGATGCTAATCATAACCATCGGTTTACTTTTTGGTGTGTCACATATAATTTCAGGTACGCCATGGAGTCCCGGAAAAGTCACTCAGGCCACAATCGCAGGCATAATAATTGGGTGGGTATATGTCAGATACGGATTTGCCCCGGCCATACTAGTACATTGGGCTACAAATTACTTTTTGTCATCATATTTGTTTTTTATTTCAGATCTGAGTCAAAATCCTGCAATAAATGATTCATCAAATCCATTCTCAGATACACTTGAAATGATCCTGATCATGACAGGCTCAATTGCAATTGCAATTAAAGTACTAGCATACATAGAATCAAGAAATACTTCTGTAAAACAGATTTTGTAG
- a CDS encoding preprotein translocase subunit Sec61beta: MSSKKSAPLPASSAGLLRFFEDETKGYKLKPEIVVAIPASLIGISWILKIFFSS; encoded by the coding sequence ATGAGCAGCAAAAAATCTGCACCACTTCCTGCCTCTAGCGCAGGTTTGCTGAGATTCTTTGAGGATGAAACCAAGGGTTACAAGTTAAAACCAGAGATAGTAGTAGCAATACCTGCTTCTTTGATTGGAATTTCGTGGATTCTGAAAATCTTCTTCTCGTCATGA
- a CDS encoding restriction endonuclease yields the protein MNLSTLVKGIPGIIPGGLSIKDFSMATQTSEDMTKIILDNLMQNGIGEYREEQIHFKDSDKLKTCIIAISMGSPIEEISRMLEWQDFESLAAEVLEKREFDTTKNVILTKPRMQIDVVGIKSGVAILVDCKHWNNMTHSALQEAVKKQIIRTKHFVSKTKVRGAIPAIVTLYQHDLQFIDKVPIIPIHQLDSFCDEFYGNIEEIQSSV from the coding sequence ATGAATCTTTCGACATTGGTAAAAGGAATTCCAGGAATCATCCCAGGAGGATTGTCTATCAAGGATTTCAGCATGGCAACCCAAACTAGTGAAGATATGACAAAAATCATACTAGATAATCTGATGCAAAACGGAATAGGAGAATACAGAGAGGAACAAATTCATTTTAAAGATTCAGACAAATTAAAAACATGCATTATTGCAATAAGCATGGGCTCACCAATAGAAGAAATATCCCGCATGCTAGAGTGGCAAGACTTTGAATCACTTGCAGCCGAGGTGCTAGAGAAACGAGAATTTGATACTACGAAAAATGTCATCCTAACCAAGCCCAGGATGCAGATAGATGTAGTAGGTATCAAATCAGGTGTTGCAATACTTGTTGACTGCAAACATTGGAACAACATGACGCATTCTGCACTTCAGGAAGCAGTAAAAAAACAAATTATCAGAACCAAACACTTTGTTTCAAAGACAAAAGTCAGAGGAGCAATACCAGCAATTGTTACTCTTTATCAACATGATTTGCAATTCATTGACAAAGTACCAATCATTCCAATTCATCAGTTAGACTCATTTTGTGATGAATTTTATGGAAATATAGAAGAGATTCAAAGTAGTGTATAG
- the yciH gene encoding stress response translation initiation inhibitor YciH encodes MAVICNTCGLPNDLCACGELEKDQTQIVVRLEERRFKKKGTMIEGINPKMNDLGKVVKELKARYACGGTVKEGYIFLQGDHRDTIKTTLVKLGFPEASIEVH; translated from the coding sequence ATGGCGGTAATCTGCAACACTTGCGGACTTCCTAATGATTTATGCGCCTGTGGTGAACTTGAAAAAGATCAAACACAGATTGTTGTAAGACTTGAAGAAAGACGTTTCAAAAAGAAAGGAACTATGATTGAAGGAATAAATCCGAAAATGAATGATCTTGGTAAAGTTGTAAAAGAATTAAAGGCTCGTTATGCTTGTGGTGGCACTGTAAAAGAAGGTTACATCTTTTTGCAAGGAGATCACAGAGATACAATAAAGACAACTCTTGTCAAACTTGGATTTCCAGAAGCCAGTATTGAAGTCCATTGA
- a CDS encoding amino acid permease → MEHDSHAGLVRSLSLLDITMIGIAAMIGGAIFNLVGPAMYEGGPSLLIVFLASGIISFFTALTYAELGSAFPEAGGGYRWVKEGLPRPNAFISGWIAWFAHMIAGSLYAVSIGDFFGSMLTSIGVASQFGGIPLDKIIAILSIVLFTYVNYRGVSLTGKIGNGLTFMQIIIIIVLIASGIYAMSFVNHNWAVNFQHFVPKGITGFILAMGITFIAFEGYEIIVQAGEEVKNPKRNIPKAIFITLGIVTVLYIAFTFVFLGGIDATKVGKEVWQYIGDNQDVGIAKAAEYLIPYGTTLVFVGGLVSSVAALSATTFSSSRVSFAMGRQYNLPYIFSSIHSKHHTPHFAIIASGFIMLIMASWLPLEQIALVAGVMFLFLFTQVNWAGINIRRVHGSKLDYGFKIPLFPLMPIIGIICKAGLAIFLLVYNPLSWVIAIIWILLGFSIYKLYIAKKEIDHYAPLVANMGPAERKSYRIMVVFNKKTIEKLVKIASAIAKDKDGEISLLNVATIPLQIPLSMGHRFAEPVIKTFDNLKNTPGFAEHRYLVRLSHDNTEAILATAEEQGINLLIMDFFDLRNNRKLLSLATCDILGVSIRKDFENELSNVVVSYDKGRHSDLGIEIAHAFSNVMGSKMRIIRGVVESPEEERDILSRINEKMFDLDLKKIPVERVYPTSSEITKDLLENLNKDPEIVIVGAGNQSEQAFSPRTMEIVEKSRYSVFVVRDSRFASIKARYFWQMIAPRLKENRIIYRIYRSIYRLKPTKKVPSDEEYFSTKI, encoded by the coding sequence ATGGAGCATGACTCACATGCAGGGCTTGTTCGTAGCCTTTCATTACTTGACATAACTATGATAGGAATTGCTGCCATGATAGGAGGAGCAATTTTCAATTTGGTAGGACCTGCAATGTATGAAGGAGGACCATCGCTTCTCATAGTATTTCTTGCAAGTGGAATCATCAGTTTCTTTACAGCATTAACATATGCAGAATTAGGTTCTGCATTTCCAGAAGCAGGTGGAGGATATAGATGGGTCAAAGAGGGACTTCCAAGACCAAATGCATTCATCAGCGGTTGGATTGCATGGTTTGCACACATGATAGCAGGAAGTCTGTATGCAGTATCAATTGGTGATTTTTTTGGAAGTATGCTCACAAGCATAGGTGTAGCGTCACAATTTGGCGGGATTCCCCTTGACAAGATAATTGCAATATTATCAATAGTTCTCTTCACTTATGTAAATTACAGAGGAGTCTCTCTAACAGGAAAAATTGGCAATGGTCTTACTTTTATGCAGATAATCATAATCATAGTTCTTATCGCATCAGGAATTTATGCAATGAGTTTTGTCAATCATAACTGGGCAGTAAACTTTCAGCATTTTGTTCCAAAAGGCATAACAGGATTCATCTTAGCAATGGGAATCACGTTTATTGCATTTGAAGGCTATGAGATAATAGTACAAGCAGGCGAGGAAGTAAAAAATCCAAAAAGAAACATACCAAAAGCAATTTTCATTACATTAGGCATAGTCACAGTCCTTTACATTGCATTTACTTTTGTCTTCTTAGGGGGAATTGATGCTACAAAAGTTGGCAAAGAAGTATGGCAATACATAGGCGATAACCAAGATGTAGGAATTGCAAAAGCTGCAGAATATCTTATCCCGTATGGAACGACATTAGTATTCGTAGGAGGATTGGTTTCAAGTGTTGCCGCTCTTAGTGCAACTACTTTTTCTTCAAGCAGAGTTTCTTTTGCGATGGGAAGACAGTACAATTTACCATACATATTTAGTTCCATACATTCCAAGCATCATACTCCTCATTTTGCCATAATTGCATCAGGTTTTATCATGCTCATAATGGCATCCTGGTTGCCACTTGAACAAATTGCACTTGTAGCAGGAGTCATGTTTTTGTTTCTCTTTACGCAAGTAAACTGGGCAGGTATCAACATCAGACGAGTTCACGGTAGCAAACTTGATTACGGATTCAAGATTCCATTATTTCCCCTCATGCCAATCATTGGCATAATATGTAAAGCAGGTCTAGCAATTTTCCTTCTAGTATACAATCCACTTAGTTGGGTAATTGCAATAATTTGGATACTCTTAGGTTTTTCAATATACAAGTTGTATATTGCAAAAAAAGAGATAGATCACTATGCACCTCTTGTTGCAAACATGGGTCCGGCAGAAAGAAAAAGTTACAGAATCATGGTGGTCTTTAATAAAAAGACGATTGAAAAACTAGTCAAGATTGCATCAGCCATTGCAAAAGACAAAGACGGTGAGATTTCACTGTTAAATGTTGCTACAATCCCTCTCCAGATACCACTTTCAATGGGACATAGGTTTGCAGAGCCTGTGATCAAGACATTTGACAATTTAAAAAACACTCCAGGATTTGCTGAGCACCGATACCTGGTAAGACTCTCACATGATAACACAGAGGCAATTCTTGCAACTGCAGAAGAGCAAGGAATCAATTTACTCATCATGGACTTTTTTGATCTTCGAAATAACAGAAAACTACTTTCACTTGCAACATGCGACATACTAGGTGTGAGCATAAGAAAAGACTTTGAAAATGAATTATCAAACGTGGTTGTATCATACGATAAAGGTAGGCATTCTGATCTTGGAATTGAGATAGCACATGCATTTTCAAACGTGATGGGAAGTAAAATGAGAATCATACGAGGAGTCGTAGAATCTCCAGAAGAAGAGCGAGATATACTAAGCAGGATTAATGAAAAAATGTTTGATTTAGACTTGAAAAAAATCCCGGTAGAAAGAGTATACCCTACAAGTTCAGAGATAACAAAGGACTTGCTTGAGAACCTGAACAAAGATCCTGAAATTGTAATTGTAGGAGCAGGAAACCAATCAGAACAAGCATTCAGTCCAAGAACTATGGAAATAGTAGAAAAATCACGCTATAGCGTATTTGTTGTAAGGGATTCAAGGTTTGCAAGCATAAAGGCAAGGTACTTTTGGCAGATGATAGCACCCAGACTAAAAGAAAATAGAATAATTTACAGAATTTACCGTAGCATATACAGATTAAAACCTACAAAGAAAGTTCCATCAGATGAAGAATATTTTTCAACAAAAATTTGA